In Nicotiana tabacum cultivar K326 chromosome 17, ASM71507v2, whole genome shotgun sequence, one DNA window encodes the following:
- the LOC142171535 gene encoding FACT complex subunit SPT16-like, with protein sequence MITELFQKRLNAFYIYWIQHKKQLWGNSDVVVIHTPPKLAKFSNPKSSSFFLWLLGYDFTDTTVIFTPYGIYFLCTHINFSKLREFCSCDTGTQKIPTSVQLKDKTDDGFLIIDAMIRDARNIRNDKAFVDIDKEYPFVVGYVEGEYPKSKLFLNCINKLEPTKYQAAAVNFGVDAMFSVVDKQNVGPSACLDEKLVSISANKSVLQENKANGQSRKSEEKNILPESCSLMDSDLEHKLQFDAVNLSSKLEGNKILLEKEVVVMDHDDDGDWMLIEGRKKFKKQTWLINLAGKGGSWIKHQNHLVLGIKQRLRLPPTNVHAVSSH encoded by the exons ATGATCACAGAGCTGTTCCAGAAGAGGCTTAATGCCTTTTACATATATTGGATTCAACACAAGAAACAACTATGGGGAAATTCTGATGTTGTGGTCATTCACACCCCACCAAAATTAGCTAAGTTCTCCAATCCAAAATCATCCTCCTTCTTTTTATGGCTATTAGGTTATGACTTTACTGATACAACTGTAATCTTCACTCCTTATGGAATTTACTTCCTCTGCACCCATATAAACTTTTCCAAGCTCCGTGAATTTTGTTCTTGTGACACGGGGACACAGAAAATCCCAACTTCAGTTCAACTGAAAGACAAGACCGATGATGGATTCTTGATCATTGATGCTATGATACGTGACGCTAGAAATATTCGTAACGACAAGGCCTTTGTTGATATTGATAAGGAGTATCCCTTTGTGGTTGGTTACGTAGAAGGCGAGTACCCAAAATCGAAGCTTTTCTTGAATTGTATTAATAAATTAGAACCAACTAAGTATCAGGCTGCCGCTGTGAATTTTGGTGTTGATGCGATGTTTAGCGTGGTTGATAAGCAAAATGTTGGACCCTCCGCGTGTTTGGATGAGAAATTGGTGTCCATATCAGCAAATAAATCagtgctgcaggaaaacaaagctAACGGCCAGTCACGTAAATCTGAAGAAAAGAATATATTGCCGGAGTCTTGTTCACTTATGGACAGTGATTTGGAGCATAAATTGCAATTTGATGCAGTCAATTTGTCAAgcaaactagaaggaaacaagaTATTGCTTGAGAAGGAAGTTGTAGTTATGGATCATGACGATGATGGAGATTGGATGCTAATTGAAGGAAGGAAGAAGTTCAAGAAACAAACGTGGCTAATAAACTTAGCTGGAAAAG GTGGATCATGGATAAAACATCAAAATCATTTGGTATTAGGGATAAAACAAAGATTAAGGCTTCCTCCCACTAATGTGCATGCGGTCTCTTCTCATTAG